One part of the Lusitaniella coriacea LEGE 07157 genome encodes these proteins:
- a CDS encoding DUF3146 family protein: MGLPETTAYVRITRQSWQQGKLEGEVRAAAYEWHFQWWFQCGRLSVQPSLGRALIAEPLSRFLERWDYRLEPGGDYEFTLRAEL; this comes from the coding sequence ATGGGTTTGCCAGAAACAACGGCTTATGTCCGCATTACTCGACAGTCTTGGCAGCAAGGCAAACTCGAAGGAGAGGTTCGGGCAGCGGCTTATGAGTGGCACTTTCAGTGGTGGTTTCAATGCGGACGGCTATCGGTTCAGCCTTCTTTGGGACGGGCTTTGATCGCGGAACCCTTGAGCCGTTTTTTAGAACGTTGGGATTATCGACTCGAACCGGGAGGAGATTATGAGTTTACTTTAAGGGCAGAATTGTAA